One genomic region from Proteiniborus ethanoligenes encodes:
- the nusG gene encoding transcription termination/antitermination protein NusG: MTDKSDKGKWYVAHTYSGHENKVKANIEKLVENRGMQDVIFEVRVPIEEYIETKNGKKKVKERKMFPGYVMVKMIMTDESWYLVRNTRGVTGFVGPGSKPVPLTSEEVKSLGVQEVLPQIDIAIGDVIKIKTGYLENFIGTVESVNAEKRKLKAFVSMFGRETLVELDHDQIEKI, from the coding sequence ATGACAGATAAGTCTGATAAAGGTAAATGGTATGTAGCACATACCTACTCTGGTCATGAAAACAAGGTTAAAGCTAACATTGAAAAGTTAGTTGAAAACAGGGGAATGCAGGATGTAATTTTTGAAGTAAGAGTTCCAATAGAAGAATATATTGAGACTAAAAATGGCAAGAAAAAAGTAAAAGAAAGAAAAATGTTCCCAGGATATGTTATGGTAAAGATGATAATGACTGATGAATCTTGGTATCTAGTAAGAAATACAAGGGGAGTTACTGGTTTTGTAGGACCAGGATCTAAGCCTGTACCACTTACTAGCGAAGAGGTAAAATCATTAGGAGTACAAGAAGTCTTACCACAAATAGATATAGCTATAGGAGATGTTATAAAAATAAAAACAGGTTATCTCGAGAACTTTATTGGTACAGTTGAGAGTGTTAATGCAGAAAAGAGAAAACTCAAGGCCTTTGTATCAATGTTTGGTAGAGAAACACTTGTAGAGCTAGACCATGACCAGATTGAAAAAATATAG
- the secE gene encoding preprotein translocase subunit SecE, which translates to MAAQTGAEKGTKKIGNYFKGVRAELRKVSWPSKKELINYTIVVLVICTIISLAVWLIDSGLHQILKLIIR; encoded by the coding sequence ATGGCGGCTCAAACGGGTGCTGAAAAGGGAACAAAAAAAATAGGCAACTATTTCAAAGGAGTAAGAGCTGAACTAAGAAAAGTTAGTTGGCCTAGTAAAAAGGAGCTAATTAACTATACTATAGTAGTGTTAGTAATATGTACAATTATTTCTTTAGCAGTATGGCTAATTGACTCAGGCTTACACCAAATATTGAAATTGATAATTAGATAA